One part of the Arabidopsis thaliana chromosome 1 sequence genome encodes these proteins:
- the STZ gene encoding salt tolerance zinc finger (salt tolerance zinc finger (STZ); CONTAINS InterPro DOMAIN/s: Zinc finger, C2H2-like (InterPro:IPR015880), Zinc finger, C2H2-type (InterPro:IPR007087); BEST Arabidopsis thaliana protein match is: zinc finger of Arabidopsis thaliana 6 (TAIR:AT5G04340.1); Has 5350 Blast hits to 3982 proteins in 146 species: Archae - 0; Bacteria - 0; Metazoa - 4198; Fungi - 48; Plants - 937; Viruses - 0; Other Eukaryotes - 167 (source: NCBI BLink).), producing the protein MALEALTSPRLASPIPPLFEDSSVFHGVEHWTKGKRSKRSRSDFHHQNLTEEEYLAFCLMLLARDNRQPPPPPAVEKLSYKCSVCDKTFSSYQALGGHKASHRKNLSQTLSGGGDDHSTSSATTTSAVTTGSGKSHVCTICNKSFPSGQALGGHKRCHYEGNNNINTSSVSNSEGAGSTSHVSSSHRGFDLNIPPIPEFSMVNGDDEVMSPMPAKKPRFDFPVKLQL; encoded by the coding sequence ATGGCGCTCGAGGCTCTTACATCACCAAGATTAGCTTCTCCGATTCCTCCTTTGTTCGAAGATTCTTCAGTCTTCCATGGAGTCGAGCACTGGACAAAGGGTAAGCGATCTAAGAGATCAAGATCCGATTTCCACCACCAAAACCTCACTGAGGAAGAGTATCTAGCTTTTTGCCTCATGCTTCTCGCTCGCGACAACCGTcagcctcctcctcctccggcgGTGGAGAAGTTGAGCTACAAGTGTAGCGTCTGCGACAAGACGTTCTCTTCTTACCAAGCTCTCGGTGGTCACAAGGCAAGCCACCGTAAGAACTTATCACAGACTCTCTCCGGCGGAGGAGATGATCATTCAACCTCGTCGGCGACAACCACATCCGCCGTGACTACTGGAAGTGGGAAATCACACGTTTGCACCATCTGTAACAAGTCTTTTCCTTCCGGTCAAGCTCTCGGCGGACACAAGCGGTGCCACTACgaaggaaacaacaacatcaacactAGTAGCGTGTCCAACTCCGAAGGTGCGGGGTCCACTAGCCACGTTAGCAGTAGCCACCGTGGGTTTGACCTCAACATCCCTCCGATCCCTGAATTCTCGATGGTCAACGGAGACGACGAAGTCATGAGCCCTATGCCGGCGAAGAAGCCTCGGTTTGACTTTCCGGTCAAACTTCAACTTTAA
- the RSL4 gene encoding root hair defective 6-like 4 (root hair defective 6-like 4 (RSL4); FUNCTIONS IN: DNA binding, sequence-specific DNA binding transcription factor activity; INVOLVED IN: root hair initiation, response to auxin stimulus, positive regulation of transcription, cell growth, regulation of transcription; LOCATED IN: nucleus; EXPRESSED IN: trichoblast, root; EXPRESSED DURING: 5 root hair formation; CONTAINS InterPro DOMAIN/s: Helix-loop-helix DNA-binding domain (InterPro:IPR001092), Helix-loop-helix DNA-binding (InterPro:IPR011598); BEST Arabidopsis thaliana protein match is: basic helix-loop-helix (bHLH) DNA-binding superfamily protein (TAIR:AT5G43175.1); Has 2802 Blast hits to 2796 proteins in 105 species: Archae - 0; Bacteria - 0; Metazoa - 0; Fungi - 24; Plants - 2776; Viruses - 0; Other Eukaryotes - 2 (source: NCBI BLink).) — MDVFVDGELESLLGMFNFDQCSSSKEERPRDELLGLSSLYNGHLHQHQHHNNVLSSDHHAFLLPDMFPFGAMPGGNLPAMLDSWDQSHHLQETSSLKRKLLDVENLCKTNSNCDVTRQELAKSKKKQRVSSESNTVDESNTNWVDGQSLSNSSDDEKASVTSVKGKTRATKGTATDPQSLYARKRREKINERLKTLQNLVPNGTKVDISTMLEEAVHYVKFLQLQIKLLSSDDLWMYAPLAYNGLDMGFHHNLLSRLM, encoded by the exons ATGGACGTTTTTGTTGATGGTGAATTGGAGTCTCTCTTGGGGATGTTCAACTTTGATCAATGTTCATCATCTAAAGAGGAGAGACCGCGAGACGAGTTGCTTGGCCTCTCTAGCCTTTACAATggtcatcttcatcaacatcaacaccATAACAATGTCTTATCTTCTGATCATCATGCTTTCTTGCTCCCTGATATGTTCCCATTTGGTGCAATGCCGGGAGGAAATCTTCCGGCCATGCTTGATTCTTGGGATCAAAGTCATCACCTCCAAGAAACGTCTTCTCTTAAGAGGAAACTACTTGACGTGGAGAATCTATGCAAAACTAACTCTAACTGTGACGTCACAAGACAA GAGCTTGcgaaatccaagaaaaaacagagggTAAGCTCGGAAAGCAATACAGTTGACGAGAGCAACACTAATTGGGTAGATGGTCAGAGTTTAAGCAACAGTTCAGATGATGAGAAAGCTTCGGTCACAAGTGTTAAAGGCAAAACTAGAGCCACCAAAGGGACAGCCACTGATCCTCAAAGCCTTTATGCTCGG AAACGAAGAGAGAAGATTAACGAAAGGCTCAAGACACTACAAAACCTTGTGCCAAACGGGACAAAAGTCGATATAAGCACGATGCTTGAAGAAGCGGTCCATTACGTGAAGTTCTTGCAGCTTCAGATTAAG TTGTTGAGCTCGGATGATCTATGGATGTACGCACCATTGGCTTACAACGGCCTGGACATGGGGTTCCATCACAACCTTTTGTCTCGGCTTATGTGA